The Candidatus Zixiibacteriota bacterium genome contains the following window.
CTCGTGGAACGCTTTTTTGCGTGGATTCAATGGCAACGTCGTCTCCTGGTTCGCTGGGAATACTATGCCCAAAACTTTCTCGGCTTTGTCCAGTTAGCGTCTATCGCTGTCCTGCTAAAACAATTTTGAGATAAGTTCTAGTAACACAAGGGGCTCGGCAATGCCAGAATGGCTGGCGCCAGGGCGGAACATTTGCAGTTCGCCGCCCTTTTGGCTTATTAGTGGTTCGTAAGTGTGTTGCTTCGGCGGATTTGAAGCGTTTACTGTCCGGGGACCTTTTGTGATGGTTACGTGCCGGTGAAGCCCATCGTAAAGGTAGCGTGATGCCGGCGAAGCACCTGCAGATTCCGCTGCCGGGGTCGGCCGGCGCGCCTGCTCCGGCCGGGGCGCTGGAGGAGCGGGCGTTTTCGCAGGGCTTTCGCTGCGTCGCGGGGCTCGACGAGGTTGGCCGGGGGCCGCTCGCGGGACCCGTGGTCGCGGCCGCCGTCGTGTTCCCGCGCGGCTACAGAAACCCCGAGATCAAGGATTCGAAGCTGTTGGCGCCCGGACGGCGGGAGGCGCTGGCCGACGCGATCAAACGCGACGCGATCGGCTGGGGGATCGGAGTCGTCGGCGTCGAAGAGATCGACCGCATCAATATCTTGCGCGCGACTCTGCTGGCGATGGCGAAGGCGCTCCTGGCGATGCGGCCGCTCCCGGATCTGCTCCTCATCGACGGCAGGGAGACGATCGGGCCGGAGCTGCTCTTCGAGCGTTATCGTTCCGGCGTGCTGCCGCACCAGAGGACGGTCGTCAAAGGCGACCGCGTGTGCGTATCGATCGCCGCGGCGTCGATCCTGGCCAAGGTGGCGCGGGATGCGTTGATGATCGAGATCGACAAGGCCCATCCGGAATACGGCTTCGCGCTGCACAAGGGGTACGGCTGCGCGGCCCACCTCGAGGCGTTGCGCCGTCTGGGCCCCTCGCCGTTTCACCGGCGTAGCTTCAGGCCCGTGCGCGAGGCGTGTGCGGCAGCCGGCGACGGTCCGGACCTGCCGCTGTTGCGAGCACGCCGGTGAATGGAGCCAGAGACATTCTTGGGCGGGAAGGCGAAAGGATCGCGGAGCGGTTTCTCCGCTCGAAAGGATACAAGCCGGTGGAACGTAACTACCGGTGTCCTCTCGGCGAGGTCGACCTCATCCTTCTCGACGGGGGCGTCGTGGTTTTTGTGGAGGTGAAAACGCGGTCGGGGCACGGCTTCGGGAGCCCCCTGGAAGCGGTTGCGCCGCGCAAACAGCAAAAGATGGTGAAAACAGCGATGTGGTACTTGCAGGAAAAGAAGCTTCACAGCCGCGAAGCACGGTTCGACGTGGTCGGCGTCTCCTGGTCCGGCCGGGAACCGGTGGTGCAGCACATCGAGAACGCTTTCGAGGCAGGCGTGAGGGTGGAGTGATGCTGGACGTGAAGCTTCTGCGCGAAGACCTGGAACGCGTCAAGGAGCGGATGGCGACGCGAGGGACGGCAGTCGACTGGGAGGCCTTCGCGGCTCTGGACCGGCAGCGCCGCGAAGCGCTCGCCCGGCTCGAGCGCCTCAAGGAGCGGAAGAACCGCCTTTCGGCGGAGGTCGGCAAGCTCAAGAAGGCCGGAGCCGACGCGAGCGCTCTGCTGCGCGAGGTCGAGGAGGTGTCGGACGCCATTCGCGACGTGGAGGGCCCGTTGCGGGAGATCGAGGAGCGCTTCGAGCAATTCATGCTGCGGCTCCCGAACCTTCCGCATCCCGACGTTCCCGTCGGCCGCGGGCCGCAGGACAACCGCGAGGTGCGCCGTTGGGGGGAGCCGCCCGCGTTCGATTTTCCCCCGAAGAACCACTGGGAGATCGGCGAGGAGCTCGGAATCCTCGATTTCGCGCGGGCCGCCAAAATCGCGGGCGCCCGCTTCGCGCTTTACCGGGGAGCCGGAGCGCGCCTCGAACGGGCGCTGATCAATTTCATGCTCGATCTCCACGCCAAGGAGCACGGCTACGAAGAGGTCCTGCCGCCGCTGCTCGTCAACCGCCAGGTGATGACCGGAACGGGACAGCTGCCCAAATTCGAGGAAGACTTGTTTCGCGTCGTCGAACCGGAGCTCTATCTCATTCCGACGGCCGAGGTGCCGCTGACCAACATCCACCGCGATGAGATCCTAGAACGCGGGCAGCTGCCGATCCGCTATGTCGCCTACACCCCGTGCTTCCGGCGCGAGGCGGGTTCCTACGGGCAGGACGTGCGCGGTCTCATCCGTCAGCATCAATTCAACAAGGTCGAGCTGGTCAAGTTCACGGAGCCCGAGAGCTCCTACGCGGAGCTGGAGAGCTTGGTGCGCGATGCCGAAGAGGTGCTGCGCCGGCTCGAGCTTCCCTATCGCGTTGTGGAGCTTTGCACCGGAGACCTCGGGTTCGGCGCGGCCAGGACCTACGACCTCGAGGTCTGGCTCCCCGGACAGGGAACGTACCGAGAGATCAGCTCGTGCTCCAACTTCGAGGATTTCCAGGCACGCCGCGCGCAGATCCGTTACCGCAAGGAAACGCGGGGCAAACCAATGTTCGTGCATACGTTGAACGGCTCCGGGTTGGCCGTCGGGCGAACCGTCGTGGCGGTGCTGGAGAACTTCCAGCAGGCGGACGGCAGCGTGGTCGTCCCTCCGGCGTTGCGTCCTTACCTGGATGGCCTGGAGCGAATCGCGTAACAGTACGGGCGGGCCGCTCGCGCTTGTATACGCCGGTGCGAGCCGATATTCTGATCCGGGAACGATGTTTCGCCGGTGCGCAAGAACCACGAACTCCGACTCTCCGGACGGCGCGCCTTATCGGAGGGGTGGGTGAGCGGTTGAAACCACCGGTCTTGAAAACCGGCGTCCACTCCGTGGACCGCGAGTTCGAATCTCGCCCCCTCCGCCACTGTTCCGAATCTGTCGCCTGCGCAGTCGCATGAAGCTCACCCTTTGCCGAATCGCCGAAACTCGGCCCGGCGCCTTTTCGTCGGGAGGCGGCGGGGCCTGCTAGATCGGGGGTAGACATGCAGAAGCGCCGACAACGGTTTTCGATCGGCTACTTCATTCTCGCGCTGCTGCTCGTGATCGGCCTGCAGCATTACTTCGCCGCGCCTTCGCTGGAGACGATCAACTACAGCCAGTTCAAGGCGCTGGTGCACAACGGTCAGGTCTCGAATCTCGTGGTCGGGGAGAATACGATCCGCGGCGAGATCAGCCCGCGGGCGATCAAGCAGGCGATGCCGCCGGAGCGCTTCAAGGCCCTGGGGGAGGAGTTTCGCGAGGGGAAGGCACCCTTGCCGTTCGTCGTGGTACGGGTGCAGGACGACGATCTGGTGCGGGATCTGGAGCGCGCGGGCATCTCCTTCAAGGGCGAGACGACCAACGAGTGGATATCGGTGGTTCTTTCCTGGGTCGTGCCCGTCGTGCTGTTTTTCCTGCTCTGGAGCTACCTGTTCAAAAAGATGGGGACCGGCAGCGGCCTGATGCAGATCGGCAAGAGCAAGGCCAAGGTCTACATCGAGAAGAAGACCGGCGTCACGTTCGACGACGTCGAGGGCATCGACGAGGCCGAGGAGGAGCTGGCGGAGGTCGTGGAATTCTTGAAGACGCCGCAGAAATACCAGCGGCTCGGAGGCCGGATCCCCAAAGGCGTCCTCCTCGTCGGTCCTCCCGGGACCGGTAAGACGCTGCTCGCGCGGGCTGTCGCGGGCGAGGCGGGCGTGCCGTTCTTCAGCATTTCGGGCTCGGATTTCGTGGAGATGTTCGTCGGCGTGGGCGCGGCGCGGGTGCGGGACCTTTTCAGCCAGGCGGTGCAGCACGCGCCAAGCATCATCTTCATCGACGAGCTGGACGCGCTCGGCAAGGCGCGCGGGATGAACGTGCTGGCCAGCCACGACGAGCGCGAGCAGACGCTCAACCAGCTGCTGGCGGAAATGGACGGCTTCGATCCCAACCAGGGGGTCATCATCATGGCGGCGACCAACCGGCCGGAGATCCTGGACGCCGCGCTGCTTCGCCCCGGGCGTTTCGACCGGCAGGTGCTGGTGGATCGTCCCGACGTGAGGGGACGGGAAAAGATCCTGCGGCTGCACGCGAAGAAGATCAAGCTTGCGCCTTCCGTGGATCTGGGGCAGATCGCTTCCAAGACGCCGGGGTTCGTGGGAGCGGACCTGGCGAACATCGTCAACGAGGCGGCGCTGCTCGCGGCGCGGCAGGGGAAGGAGGCCGTCACGACAGCGGATTTCGACGAGGCGATCGAGCGGGTGATCGGCGGGCTGCAGAAGAAGAACCGCGTGATGAACCCGCGCGAGAAAAAGACGGTGGCGCACCACGAAGCGGGCCACGCTCTGGTGGCCGAGCTGGTCCCGGGCGCCGACCCGGTATCGAAGATCTCGATCATCCCGCGAGGCGTGGCGGCGCTGGGCTACACGCAGCAGTTGCCGACGGAGGACCGGTATTTGATGACGCGCTCCGAGCTGCTTGCGCGGATCTATGTCCTGCTCGGCGGCCGGGTGGCCGAAGAGATGATCTTCGGCGACGTTTCGACGGGAGCGCAGAACGACCTGCAAAAAGCAACCGAGATCGCTCGCACGATGGTTACCCAGTTCGGCATGAGCGAGCGCCTCGGGCTGGTCGCGCTCGAGGGGCAGCGTGCCCCGCTGTTTCTGCCCAACGGCAGCCGCTCGCCGAAGGAATACAGCGAGGAAACCGCCCGTCTGGTCGACGAGGAAATCAAGGCGCTGCTGTCGCAGGCGCACGAGAAGGTCCGGCAGTGCCTGGGCTCGCATCGCGAAGCCCTGGAGGAGCTGGCCCGCAGACTGCTCGAAAAAGAGGTCGTGGAAAGGCCGGAGCTGCAGGAGATCCTGAAAGCGTATGGCAAGCAGGAATCGCGTCCGGCGGGCGGGCCGCCGGCGCCCGTTTCCTGAGAACCGCGGCGCGGAGGCCGGGCTTCCGGCCGTGGAGCGGTGCATGATGGTGAGCACGGATGAATCCGCCGGCTCGTGAACGCCCGGCGCTCACCTTTCTCGGGGGCGCGGGCGGGGTGACCGGTTCGAAGTTTCTTCTCGAGCACGGGACGGATCAGCTTCTCCTGGACTGCGGGCTGTTCCAGGGTTTGAAAGAGCTGAGGCTCCGGAACTGGATGCCGCCCCCGTTCGACGTCGAGCGTCTGACGGCGGTGGCCTTGACCCACGCTCATATCGACCATTCGGGTTACCTTCCGAGACTGGTGGCGAGGGGATTTCGAGGCCCGGTGTACGCCACCCCGGCGACCTGCGATTTGCTGAAGATCCTTCTCCTGGATTCCGCGCATCTCCAGGAAGAAGAGGCCCGCTACGCCAACAAGGAAGGGTACTCCAGGCATCGGCCCGCGTTGCCGCTCTATACGGTAGAGGATGCAGAGCGTGCGCTGCGGCTTCTCTGTCCCGTCAGGAGCGGAGCCACGGTGCGGATCGGAGCCAGCCTGGAGCTGCGCTTTACGCCGGTGGGGCACATCCTGGGGGCTGCGGCCGCGCAGGTTTCGTGCGATACGGGATGGAAGAGCGTTCTGGTCGATTCCGGAGACCTCGGCCGTTACCACCGGCCGATCCTGAGGGACCCCGAGCCCGTCCGGCGGGCCGACTGGCTGCTCGTCGAGTCCACGTACGGTGACCGCCTCCATGCGCCGGATCCCGAGGAGGAGCTGGCTCGCGTGATCCGCAATACGGCGGATGCGGGCGGTTGCCTGATCATTCCCTCGTTTGCCGTCGGTAGAACCCAGGAGCTGATCTACGCCATCCGCAAGCTCGAGGAGGAGGGCCGGATTCCGATTCTGCCGGTGCACATCGACAGCCCGATGGCGATCAACGCGAGCGAAATCTACTGCGGTCACCCGGGGGAGCACGATCTCGACCTCAAGCTGCTCATGGACAAGAAGACCAGTCCGTTCTACAGCCGCAGGTTTTTTATCCATCGGACCCAGGAAGAGTCGAGAGCGATCAACGACCTCCAGGGACCGTTCGTGCTGCTGACCTCGAGCGGAATGGCGACCGGCGGCAGGGTATTGCACCATCTGCGGCAGCGGTTGCCCGATCCCAAAACTGTGGTACTCTTCGTCGGCTATCAGGCCGCCGGCACGCGGGGCCAGAAGCTTCAGCAGGGAGCGAAGGAGATCAAGATGTTCGGCCGGCTCGTTCCGGTCCGGGCGAGGATCGAGACAATCGACGGTTTTTCAGCGCACGCCGACCAGGCGGAGATCCTGAACTGGCTCGAGGGATTCGAGGAACCGCCGCGCCAGGCGTACGTGGTCCATGGAGAGCCTGCCGCCGCGCAGGCGCTGGCGCGGGTCATTCGAGAGCGTCTCCGCTGGCGAGTGACCATTCCCGCTTGCGGCGACAAGGTTGTGCTGCAATAAAAGGTTCCGATTTCCGGTTCGAGGCTCGGGCGTGGACCGGGGACCCCCGACCGAAGAGCATTGGGTTGCGCCCGGGCATGAACGGTAGAACCCTTCCGGAGGAGACGTGATGAAGATCGACGACCTCAGAGACTACCTCGACCTTCTCGACGAGCACGGCGAGCTGCAACGCATCGGGGTGGAAGTCGACTGGAAGCTCGAAATGGGCGCCGTCACGCGGCGCTGCTACGATCTCGGAGCGCCCGCCGCATTGTTCGAGCGGGTCAAAGGGTATCCGGAAGGCTTTCGGGCGCTCGGGGCGCCGCTGGGCCCGAGCAAGAGGCGCGGCCACTCGCTGTTCGCGAGAACCGCGCTCGCCTTGGGAATGAGCCCGGGATCCGGCGCCAGGGAAATCATGCAGGCCTATCTCGAGCGCAAGGAAAAGCCGATAAAACCGGAGCTGGTAAGAACCGGCCCTTGCAAGGAGACCGTTGTGGTCGGGGAAGAAGTCGACGTTCTCAAGTTTCCCATCCCGCTCATTCACGGCGGCGACGGGGGGCGGTATATCGGAACGTGGCACACCGTGATCACCAAAGACCCGGACAGCGACTGGGTCAACTGGGGGATGTACCGCTTGATGGTTCATGATCGGAACACCCTTGGCTGCCTTTTCCCTTTGCAGCAGCACATCGGTCAGATGTACCAGAAGTACGAGGCCATGAACCGCCCCATGCCGGTGGCGGTTGCCATTGGCGGCCAGCCTGTCATTCCCATTGTAAGCTGCGTTCAGCTTCCGCCGCACGTGAACGAGGTCGAGATCGCGGGGGCGCTGCAGGGCCGGCCGATCCCCCTGGTCAAGTGTGAAACGGTGGATCTCGAAGTTCCGGCGAGCGCCGAGATCGTTCTCGAAGGCGAAGTGCTGCCGCACGAGCGAAGGATGGAGGGGCCGTTCGGCGAGTACATGGGATATGAGGCGGGGAAGTCATCGCCGAAGCCGGTCTTGAAGGTCAGAGCCATCACGCACCGCAAGGACCCGATTTTGCCGTTTTCCAACATGGGCATGCCTGTTCACGAAGGGCAGACCGCGACGGCCCTGATCAAGGGCGCGGAGATCTACGGGGAGCTCAAACGAATGGGACTGCCCGTCAAGGGGGTTTTCTGCCCGCCCCATGCAGTCGGTCACATGGCGGTCGTCTCCACCGAGGTGCCGTTCGTGAACTTCGCCCGGCGCGTGGCTCATGCGGTCTGGGCGACCAAGCCCGGGCTTTTCACTTACTACATCGTCATCGTGGACGCCGACGTCGATCCCACGAACATGGATGAGGTGCTGCACGCTTTGACCACGAAATGCCATCCGGTCAACGGCATTCACAAGGTGCCGCACAATCCTGGTTTCCCCGTGCTGCTGCCGTTTCTGCCACCCCGGGAGAGGTTGATCGGGGACGCCGCCGGGGTCATCTTCGACTGCACCTGGCCGAAAGATTGGCCGCAGGAGTCGATCCCCACCAAGGCTACGTTCGAGAACCTGTGGCCCGAGGAAATACGGGAGCGCGTGGTCAAAAACTGGGAAAAATACGGCTTCAAGAACGCGTGAGCGCCGAGCCGTCCGCGGCGCAAGGTCGTTAGCCGGACTTCGAGGTGTTCTCTTCTTCTTCCTGGACCCACTCCTGAAAGCGGCTTTCCAGAATGCGCCATTGACCCCCGACCTTGAAGGCCGGGATCTGCCTGTGCTGGATCATCCGGTGCAGGGTTCGCTTGGAAATCTTCAGAATGGACGCCGCTTCCGCGAGTGTAAGCAGCTTGATGGCGCTTTCAGGTTTCTTCATCATAATTGCTCCTGAATCCAACTGAATTGTCGCAAGCCATATGCCACCCACCGGCCGGCCCGTAAGGCTTTGAATTAAAAGGACTGCGGTGCTATTGATGGGGCGCCGCGACGGGGTTCGAAGCGCAAAAATCGCCGGCTGTTTCGTGGAGCTGACAAAAATTGAAACTCCCCCAGCGGCACACCGAAAAGGGCAAGGCTTACGATGGGTTTCTATATTCGCAAGTCGGTTTCTCTCGGCCCGATCAGGATCAACTTCAGCAAATCGGGGGTCGGGATTTCCGCGGGGTTGAAGGGCGCGCGAATCGGCGTCGATTCACGGGGACGTCCTTACGTCCACGCCGGACGTCACGGAATCTATTATCGCCGGATGCTTCCCGGAGCGACCGAGCCGGCTGATCAGGACTCCACCGGCCGGGGATTGAGCTGGCCGGCGATCCTCGTGATCGTCGTCGGCCTGCTCGCGCTGCTGCGGATTTTTGGCGGATGACCTGCAATCAAAGTTCCCGGTTCGTGCTTTTCCGGGTTTTCTGAACTTTGACTGCGTGCTCGCGAGCTGACTGATCGGCGGCGGGAAAATTGGTGCGAGGAGGGGGATTTGAACCCCCACGCCGTTTCCGGCACTAGCCCCTCAAACTAGCGCGTCTGCCTATTCCGCCATCCTCGCTCTCGATCTCTTGTTGCTATTGCTTCGGTGCCTCGGTTTGTGAAGGCGGCACTGGGGCCGCCTCGCCGGCCGGGGCTTGCTGTCCCTGCTGGGGTGACGGTGCAGCCGGAGGTGTCGCACGTGGCTCGACCGCCGGCGTCCGGCTGTCGAAGATGGTCGACGAAGGACGCCTGCCGGCAAAATAGCCCAGCGTGAGGGAGGTGATCATGAAGACGATCGCCATTCCCGTCGTCAGCTTGGTGAGAAAATTCCCGGCTCCGCTGCTGCCGAAAATCGTCGCGCTCGAGCCGCCACCGAAAACAGCTCCGACCTCGGCTCCTTTGCCGGTCTGCAGCAGCACCACCAGGATGAGGCCGATGCTCACAATGACGTGGATGATCGTAACGACGACGACCATTTCTTTATACTCCGATGAACCTTGACATCGAATTCTTACCGATCACCGTAGCAGCGGACGATCGAGAGAAAGGACCCTGCCTGCAAGCTTGCGCCTCCCACGAGAAAGCCGTTGACCTCCGGCACCGACGCCAGCAGCGGCGCATTCTCGGCATTGACGCTCCCGCCGTAGAGGATTCGTGTCTGGCCCGCCGCGGCGGCGCCGAAAAATCTCTCGACCCAGCGGCGGATCCGCCGGTGCACCTCGCCAACCTGCTCGGGAGTCGCGTTGCGGCCGGTTCCGATCGCCCAAACCGGTTCGTAGGCGATCTCGACTTTGCCTATATCATTTTTGTCGAGGCCCTTCAACGCAACGTTGAGCTGTCTCGTCACGACCCCGCCGGTCAGCCCCTTTCGCCGTTCGGCCAGAGTCTCCCCGACGCACAGGATCGGACGCAAGCCGGCTTTCCGGGCGGCGGCGAGCTTTTGCGCGATGAGCCGGTCGTTCTCGCCGAAGAGACGCCGCCGCTCCGAGTGGCCGAGAATGACGAACGCGCAGCCGAGATCGCGGAGCATCACGGGGCTCACCTCGCCGGTGAACGCTCCGGCCTCCTGCCAGCAGCAATTTTGTCCGGCGAGCCGGATGGGGCCGCGGCGAATCGCGGTGCGCGCGACGGCCAGGGCCGTGAACGGCGGTGCGAGAACCACCTCCGCGACGGGCCGTCGGCGCTGCAGGCTCCGGGCGATCGCACGGGCGAGCCTGAAGGCGCCGGCCTGCGTCCCGTGCATTTTCCAGTTGCCGACGATCAGCGGCCGCATCACGCCTGCTCTTCGAGCGCCTTTATTCCGGGAAGCGTGCGACCTTCGAGAAACTCGAGCGTGGCGCCGCCGCCGGTAGAGAGGTGTGTCATACGGTCTTGTAAGCCGGCGGCGGTCACCGCGGCCACCGTGTCGCCCCCGGCGATGATGCTCACCGGCCGCGACGGGCTTTCGGCTACGGCTTTGGCGATGGCGGCGCTGCCGCGGTCGAAAGGCCTGGTCTCGAACATGCCGAGCGGACCGTTCCACAGCACCATCCTGGCCTTGCGAATCTCCGCGGCGAACTTCTCGATCGTCTCGGGCCCGATGTCGAGGCCGATTCGGTCCTGAGGAATTCCGGGGCCGTGCACTTCCGGGTGCTCCTTGCGGGCGTCGGCCGTGACATGATCGACCGGCAGCAACAGGGCGATTCCGGCTCCGGCGGCCTCGGTCAAAAGATCCGCTGCCAGCCCGAGCCTGTCGTTTTCGACTCGCGAAGCGCCGATCTCTATTCCTCGCGCCTTGAGAAAGGTGTAAGCCATGGCGCCCCCGATCAAAAGGGTATCGACCCGCGAGAGCAAATTCTTGATGACGCCGATCTTGTCCGAAACCTTGGCTCCGCCGAGGATGGCGACGAAGGGCCGCTCCGGTCTCGAGAGCACGCGACCGAGATAATCGATCTCTTTCTGGAGCAAAAGCCCAGCGGCCTTCTCCCGGAAAAAGGGAGCGACCCCCGCGATCGACGCATGCGCGCGGTGGGCCGCGCCGAAGGCATCGTTCACGTAGACGTCGGCGAGCGAAGCGAGCGCGCGCGCAAAATCCGGGTCGTTCTTTTCTTCTTCCTTGTGGAAGCGGAGATTTTCCAGCATGATCACCCGTGCGCTCGACTCGCGGACCAGCCGCTCCACGTCGCTTCCGACGCAATCGGGAGCGAGCACGACCGGTTCTTTCAAGACGGTCTCGAGGTAGTCTCGAACCGGCGCCAGGCTGTACTCCGGCACGACCCGTCCCTCGGGCCGGCCGAGATGGGAGGCCAGCAGGACCTTGTTGGCCTTTTCGAGGATCAGCCGAAGGGTCGGCAGCGCGCTGTCGATGCGGTGAGGCTCGGTCACCTTGCCGTGCTCGACGGGAACGTTGAAGTCGACGCGCAGCAGGACGGTTTTCTGCCGTAGATCGATTTCCTGGATCGTGCGGATCATAAACGCTCCGGGTTGCGGCCAACCGTGCCAAAAAACGAGCGCCCGCGCATTTCGCAATTGACTAATTACAAGGCTTATAATACTTTTTCAATTGGGCGTTTGATTCAGACGATGTCTTTCCTCTGGCCCCTTCAATTGCTGGCCCAGAACGGGATCCAGGGAGTCCAGCAGCACGGCATTTTGGATCTGGTTCGCGGGTCCGGGCCGGTGGTTCAGTTTGTCCTGTATCTGCTGGTCCTTTTCTCGGTGGTCAGCTGGGGCATTATTTTTTACAAATACCGGCAGGTCAAGCAGGCAAAACGGGAATCGGACCAGTTCATCGACATTTTCTGGGAACGCCGCAATCTCTCTTCCATTCACGAGGCGAGCCGCGAGCTGAAAGCAAGCCCGGTCGCCCAGGTGTTCCGCGCGGGTTACGAGGAGCTGGTTCGGGTCTCGCGAACGAAGAAGGAAGCGACGACGGGAGAGCCGCTGACGACCGAGTTGAGCGGGGTTGACAACGTGGCCCGGGCGATGAAACGGGCGACCAGCGTCGAGATCACGAAGCTCGAGAAATCCCTCAATTTTCTCGCGACTACCGCGAGCGCGGCCCCGTTCATCGGGCTGTTCGGTACCGTCTGGGGGATCATGAACGCGTTTCGCGGCCTCAGCGTGACCCATTCGTCGAGCATTCAGGCGGTGGCGCCCGGGATCGCGGAGGCTCTGATCGCGACCGCGGTCGGTCTGGCCGCCGCGATCCCGGCCCTGATGGCCTACAATCACTTCGTCCAGCGCATCAAGGTTCTGGCCGTCGAAATGGACAATTTCTCGCACGAGTTCCTGAATATCGCGGAGCGCCATTTCTTCAAATAGGCGCAAGAGGACTCTATGGCAGTCGATGCTTCTCCCCAGCGCGACGGAGCGACGATCGCGCAGATCAACGTTACCCCGCTGGTGGACGTGATGCTGGTCTTGCTGGTCATCTTCATGGTCACCGCGCCGATCATCCAGCAGGGGGTTCAAGTGAATCTTCCCCAGGCGCGTGCCGGCGCCATCCCGGGAACCGAGGAGCATCTGGTGGTGACGGTCGCCAGAAACGGGAGAATCTACCTGAACGACAATCTCGTCTCGCCGGAGGAGCTGCGGGAAAAGCTGAGCGCGATTCGGCGGCTGCAAGCCGACAAGCAGGTCTATCTCCGCGCCGACCAGAACGTGCGCTACGGCGTGGTGATGAAGACGATCGCGGCGATCAAGCAGGCCGGCATCGAACGGCTGGGGATGGTGACTCGTCCAGATTCCGAGGAGGGTTAGGCTTCCATGGCCGGAGAGCCATCGCGGCGATTGACCAGCCTGCGGGACCGACCGGCACGCGAAAGCGAAGGCGAGGAAAGCATATCGAAATGGCTGCTGGTCTCGCTGGTGATCCACGGCGTGCTGATCGCGGCGATGTTCGTGGCGCCCTTTCTTCCTTCTTCTCCCAGAACCGCCTCGCCGCCGGTCTACACGGTCGATCTCGTCGGCGGTGAGAGGATCGGCGGGCGGAACTTCGGGACCGAGCTGCCCGATCGGACCAGGCCGCGTCCCCCAGCGAAGGCGAGCGAACGGGCCGAGGCTTCTGTCCCGGAAAAGAAAGCGGAGCCCAAAAAAGCGAAAACCGAAAAGGCGGAGAAAGCAAAGGCCGAAAAGCCGGAGAAAACCAGAGCTCCAAAGCCGGAGAGGGAAGAAGAGCGCATTGCGCTCAAGAGCGCGCCGAAAAAGGAGCCGGCGAAGCGGGAAGCGGAAACCGAAAGCGCGGCCGAAACCAAAAAAGGCCTCTCGGAAACCGCGCGGGAGAAGCTGATCCAGGCTGCGCTCGAGCGTATCCGTGAGCGGGCCGATTCCAAACAGAAAACTACCTCGAACAAGGGCGAGACGATCAGCTCAGGACCGGGGGAGGGGGAAGGAGCAGCTGCGTTGGGCCCCGGCGGGAGGGGCGGCGGAATCGCCAAGGGCATCGAGTTCATCGCCTACCAGAACAAGATGCTCAGCACGATCAAGCAGAACTGGGCCTGGGCAGGATTGAAA
Protein-coding sequences here:
- a CDS encoding MBL fold metallo-hydrolase, with translation MNPPARERPALTFLGGAGGVTGSKFLLEHGTDQLLLDCGLFQGLKELRLRNWMPPPFDVERLTAVALTHAHIDHSGYLPRLVARGFRGPVYATPATCDLLKILLLDSAHLQEEEARYANKEGYSRHRPALPLYTVEDAERALRLLCPVRSGATVRIGASLELRFTPVGHILGAAAAQVSCDTGWKSVLVDSGDLGRYHRPILRDPEPVRRADWLLVESTYGDRLHAPDPEEELARVIRNTADAGGCLIIPSFAVGRTQELIYAIRKLEEEGRIPILPVHIDSPMAINASEIYCGHPGEHDLDLKLLMDKKTSPFYSRRFFIHRTQEESRAINDLQGPFVLLTSSGMATGGRVLHHLRQRLPDPKTVVLFVGYQAAGTRGQKLQQGAKEIKMFGRLVPVRARIETIDGFSAHADQAEILNWLEGFEEPPRQAYVVHGEPAAAQALARVIRERLRWRVTIPACGDKVVLQ
- a CDS encoding ribonuclease HII, yielding MPAKHLQIPLPGSAGAPAPAGALEERAFSQGFRCVAGLDEVGRGPLAGPVVAAAVVFPRGYRNPEIKDSKLLAPGRREALADAIKRDAIGWGIGVVGVEEIDRINILRATLLAMAKALLAMRPLPDLLLIDGRETIGPELLFERYRSGVLPHQRTVVKGDRVCVSIAAASILAKVARDALMIEIDKAHPEYGFALHKGYGCAAHLEALRRLGPSPFHRRSFRPVREACAAAGDGPDLPLLRARR
- a CDS encoding helix-turn-helix domain-containing protein; translation: MKKPESAIKLLTLAEAASILKISKRTLHRMIQHRQIPAFKVGGQWRILESRFQEWVQEEEENTSKSG
- the serS gene encoding serine--tRNA ligase, translating into MLDVKLLREDLERVKERMATRGTAVDWEAFAALDRQRREALARLERLKERKNRLSAEVGKLKKAGADASALLREVEEVSDAIRDVEGPLREIEERFEQFMLRLPNLPHPDVPVGRGPQDNREVRRWGEPPAFDFPPKNHWEIGEELGILDFARAAKIAGARFALYRGAGARLERALINFMLDLHAKEHGYEEVLPPLLVNRQVMTGTGQLPKFEEDLFRVVEPELYLIPTAEVPLTNIHRDEILERGQLPIRYVAYTPCFRREAGSYGQDVRGLIRQHQFNKVELVKFTEPESSYAELESLVRDAEEVLRRLELPYRVVELCTGDLGFGAARTYDLEVWLPGQGTYREISSCSNFEDFQARRAQIRYRKETRGKPMFVHTLNGSGLAVGRTVVAVLENFQQADGSVVVPPALRPYLDGLERIA
- the ftsH gene encoding ATP-dependent zinc metalloprotease FtsH codes for the protein MQKRRQRFSIGYFILALLLVIGLQHYFAAPSLETINYSQFKALVHNGQVSNLVVGENTIRGEISPRAIKQAMPPERFKALGEEFREGKAPLPFVVVRVQDDDLVRDLERAGISFKGETTNEWISVVLSWVVPVVLFFLLWSYLFKKMGTGSGLMQIGKSKAKVYIEKKTGVTFDDVEGIDEAEEELAEVVEFLKTPQKYQRLGGRIPKGVLLVGPPGTGKTLLARAVAGEAGVPFFSISGSDFVEMFVGVGAARVRDLFSQAVQHAPSIIFIDELDALGKARGMNVLASHDEREQTLNQLLAEMDGFDPNQGVIIMAATNRPEILDAALLRPGRFDRQVLVDRPDVRGREKILRLHAKKIKLAPSVDLGQIASKTPGFVGADLANIVNEAALLAARQGKEAVTTADFDEAIERVIGGLQKKNRVMNPREKKTVAHHEAGHALVAELVPGADPVSKISIIPRGVAALGYTQQLPTEDRYLMTRSELLARIYVLLGGRVAEEMIFGDVSTGAQNDLQKATEIARTMVTQFGMSERLGLVALEGQRAPLFLPNGSRSPKEYSEETARLVDEEIKALLSQAHEKVRQCLGSHREALEELARRLLEKEVVERPELQEILKAYGKQESRPAGGPPAPVS
- a CDS encoding UbiD family decarboxylase; the encoded protein is MKIDDLRDYLDLLDEHGELQRIGVEVDWKLEMGAVTRRCYDLGAPAALFERVKGYPEGFRALGAPLGPSKRRGHSLFARTALALGMSPGSGAREIMQAYLERKEKPIKPELVRTGPCKETVVVGEEVDVLKFPIPLIHGGDGGRYIGTWHTVITKDPDSDWVNWGMYRLMVHDRNTLGCLFPLQQHIGQMYQKYEAMNRPMPVAVAIGGQPVIPIVSCVQLPPHVNEVEIAGALQGRPIPLVKCETVDLEVPASAEIVLEGEVLPHERRMEGPFGEYMGYEAGKSSPKPVLKVRAITHRKDPILPFSNMGMPVHEGQTATALIKGAEIYGELKRMGLPVKGVFCPPHAVGHMAVVSTEVPFVNFARRVAHAVWATKPGLFTYYIVIVDADVDPTNMDEVLHALTTKCHPVNGIHKVPHNPGFPVLLPFLPPRERLIGDAAGVIFDCTWPKDWPQESIPTKATFENLWPEEIRERVVKNWEKYGFKNA
- a CDS encoding YraN family protein; the protein is MNGARDILGREGERIAERFLRSKGYKPVERNYRCPLGEVDLILLDGGVVVFVEVKTRSGHGFGSPLEAVAPRKQQKMVKTAMWYLQEKKLHSREARFDVVGVSWSGREPVVQHIENAFEAGVRVE